In Pedobacter sp. WC2423, the following are encoded in one genomic region:
- a CDS encoding response regulator transcription factor has protein sequence MQQKLRILLVEDEDHLLDAIKLNLELEGYKVHAVKDGKTALKIFKEERFNLIILDVMLPEMDGFQVCETIRLENTEVPILFLTAKNTSEDRVMGLKKGADDYLVKPFNLEELILRVGILVKRSMKSDDLKELNSYKIGEKTIYFNSFELKQDDGVIVPLTKKETMLLKLLIERKNEAVSREQILETVWNYDVYPSTRTIDNFILTFRKYFEPDQKNPVYFHSIRGVGYKFTDIHN, from the coding sequence ATGCAACAGAAATTAAGAATTTTATTGGTCGAAGATGAAGACCATTTATTAGATGCTATAAAATTAAACCTTGAATTGGAAGGTTACAAAGTCCATGCAGTGAAGGATGGTAAAACGGCCTTGAAGATTTTCAAAGAGGAACGTTTTAACCTGATTATCCTGGATGTGATGCTTCCTGAAATGGATGGTTTCCAGGTTTGTGAAACTATACGTTTAGAAAATACGGAGGTCCCTATCTTATTTTTAACGGCTAAAAATACAAGTGAAGACCGTGTAATGGGCCTTAAAAAAGGTGCTGATGATTATTTAGTGAAGCCTTTCAATTTAGAAGAGCTGATCTTAAGAGTTGGTATCCTGGTGAAACGCAGCATGAAATCTGACGATTTAAAGGAATTGAATTCTTATAAAATCGGCGAAAAAACTATCTATTTCAATTCGTTTGAGCTGAAACAGGATGATGGGGTGATTGTGCCTTTAACTAAAAAGGAAACGATGCTGCTTAAGTTACTGATTGAGCGTAAAAACGAAGCTGTTTCCAGAGAGCAGATTTTAGAGACTGTCTGGAATTATGATGTTTATCCTTCGACGCGTACGATTGATAACTTTATCCTTACTTTCCGTAAGTATTTTGAACCAGATCAGAAAAACCCGGTTTACTTCCACTCGATTCGTGGTGTAGGCTATAAGTTTACGGATATCCATAACTAA
- a CDS encoding sensor histidine kinase — protein MKKSIIIFYFMLLYSLVQLISWGTLVVKLQPSRMAMVMGEGSVFLFLLCVGAYFLHQSIKKEDLLREQQQNFLLSVTHELKSPLAAIKLSLQTIVKRDLDKARQTSLLNNSLKDIERLDDLVENMLLATKIENRSYSFPKEEFDFSELVTKITDRLQIHSCGCEQVINPVIQPNVVVLGDPFTLSSVVTNLVENAVKYSGPCAEVGVELGMRDGHPFLSVSDRGPGIPDAEKMLIFDKFYRVGEENTRKAKGTGLGLFIVKEVLQKHDADISVRDNVPQGTIFEITFS, from the coding sequence TTGAAGAAATCAATTATCATATTTTATTTCATGTTGCTGTACTCTCTGGTACAGCTGATCTCCTGGGGAACGCTTGTGGTGAAGCTACAACCTTCCAGAATGGCCATGGTGATGGGAGAGGGATCTGTGTTTTTGTTTCTTTTGTGTGTGGGGGCTTATTTCCTGCACCAGTCGATCAAAAAGGAAGATCTGTTAAGAGAGCAGCAGCAGAATTTCCTGCTATCTGTTACGCATGAATTGAAATCGCCTCTGGCAGCTATTAAATTATCACTTCAGACTATTGTGAAACGTGATCTGGATAAAGCACGTCAGACTTCTTTACTGAACAATTCATTAAAGGATATTGAACGCCTGGATGATCTGGTGGAAAATATGCTGCTGGCTACAAAAATTGAAAACCGCTCGTATTCCTTCCCTAAGGAAGAGTTTGATTTTTCAGAACTGGTTACCAAAATAACGGACAGGTTACAAATTCATTCCTGCGGATGTGAACAGGTGATTAATCCTGTCATCCAGCCGAATGTGGTTGTACTGGGAGATCCTTTCACCCTTTCTTCTGTGGTCACTAACCTGGTAGAAAATGCGGTGAAATATTCTGGCCCATGTGCTGAAGTGGGGGTTGAACTGGGAATGCGTGATGGACATCCTTTCCTGAGTGTTTCTGATAGAGGGCCTGGTATTCCGGATGCGGAAAAAATGCTCATATTTGATAAGTTTTACCGCGTTGGTGAAGAAAATACAAGGAAAGCGAAAGGAACTGGACTGGGATTGTTTATAGTCAAAGAAGTTTTGCAAAAACATGACGCTGATATCAGCGTCAGAGACAATGTGCCGCAGGGTACGATTTTTGAAATCACATTTAGTTGA
- the hemL gene encoding glutamate-1-semialdehyde 2,1-aminomutase: MLESLKKMFSGNEGDMPVNTGSKPDISREKSKELYEKAKTYFPGGVNSPVRAFKSVYGTPLFIQKGDGCFVWDADGNQFIDFCGSWGPLILGHNPPKVREKVIETMQNGMSFGAPTALENELAELIIKNNKHVEKIRFTSSGTEAVMSAIRLARGYTKRDKILKFEGCYHGHSDSLLVKAGSGLVTFGETSSLGVPKSFAEETIVVPLNDTEALTQAFAQFKDQLAAVIIEGIPANNGLLIQDPAYIEFLQKICKDNGTLLIFDEVITGFRLGFEGAAGYYNAKPDIVTYGKILGGGLPVGMYGASAEIMGHISPDGGVYQAGTLSGNPVAMSAGIAQLTELLKSGFYKELNAKATEFAEGIQRFATARSYKFKVFHVGSIFWFAFTDKDKIQCAEDIDPASMEKFKIMHRELLNRGIYLGPSGYEVGFVSAAHTKIELEKAKRAILEALDIVFRK, translated from the coding sequence ATGTTAGAATCGTTAAAAAAGATGTTTTCCGGCAATGAAGGAGATATGCCTGTGAATACTGGAAGTAAGCCGGATATTTCAAGAGAGAAATCTAAAGAGTTGTACGAAAAGGCAAAAACCTATTTCCCTGGTGGCGTAAATTCACCGGTAAGGGCTTTTAAATCTGTCTATGGAACGCCTTTATTCATTCAAAAAGGTGATGGGTGTTTCGTCTGGGATGCTGATGGAAATCAATTTATTGATTTTTGCGGTAGCTGGGGCCCTTTAATTCTAGGTCATAATCCTCCTAAAGTAAGAGAGAAAGTAATTGAAACCATGCAGAATGGAATGAGTTTCGGTGCACCTACTGCTTTGGAAAATGAGCTGGCTGAGCTGATTATCAAAAATAACAAACACGTAGAGAAAATTCGTTTTACGAGTTCTGGTACGGAAGCGGTAATGTCTGCGATCCGTCTGGCACGTGGTTACACCAAAAGAGATAAGATCCTGAAATTCGAGGGCTGCTATCATGGACACAGTGATTCATTATTGGTAAAAGCAGGTTCAGGCCTGGTTACTTTTGGCGAAACTTCATCTTTAGGTGTTCCTAAGTCTTTTGCGGAAGAAACGATTGTAGTTCCTTTAAATGATACGGAAGCTTTAACACAAGCTTTTGCACAGTTTAAAGATCAGCTTGCTGCAGTAATTATTGAAGGTATTCCTGCAAATAACGGATTACTGATTCAGGATCCTGCTTATATTGAATTCCTGCAGAAGATCTGTAAGGACAATGGTACTTTACTGATCTTTGATGAAGTGATTACAGGTTTCCGTTTAGGTTTTGAAGGTGCTGCGGGTTATTACAATGCGAAGCCGGATATTGTTACTTATGGTAAGATATTAGGTGGTGGTTTACCGGTAGGAATGTACGGGGCATCTGCCGAAATCATGGGACATATTTCTCCTGATGGTGGTGTTTACCAGGCGGGTACTTTATCTGGAAACCCTGTAGCTATGTCTGCGGGTATTGCCCAGCTGACTGAGTTGTTGAAATCGGGTTTCTATAAAGAACTGAATGCAAAGGCTACTGAATTTGCAGAAGGTATCCAGCGCTTTGCTACGGCAAGAAGCTATAAATTCAAAGTATTTCATGTAGGTTCTATTTTCTGGTTCGCTTTTACGGACAAGGATAAAATACAGTGTGCAGAAGATATTGATCCGGCAAGTATGGAGAAATTCAAAATTATGCACCGTGAATTATTAAACAGAGGAATTTATTTAGGGCCTTCGGGATATGAAGTAGGATTTGTTTCTGCAGCGCATACAAAAATAGAGTTGGAAAAAGCTAAAAGAGCTATTCTGGAAGCGCTGGACATTGTTTTTAGGAAATAA
- the hemB gene encoding porphobilinogen synthase — translation MLHRPRRLRKNPIVREMMAETKLSKDMFVYPYFIVPGNGVKHAIDSMPGINHFSTDMLIRDVEKGLELGVNKIMLFGVGDEKSEDARSAYHDHSLVPAAVRELKKNFGDDLYIVTDVCVCSYTTHGHCGILKDDYVQNDETVEVIAKMALTHAQAGADMLAPSDMMDGRIGAMRNLLDQHGYVNAAIMSHATKFASAYYGPFREAADCAPGKGDRKAYQMDFRNPEEALREALLDQREGADVLMVKPALAYMDVIHNLKQNTDLPVACYNVSGEYAMVKAAAQKGWIDEQKIVMETMYAFARAGASIITTYHIRDIVEKNWM, via the coding sequence ATGTTGCACCGTCCGCGTAGATTAAGAAAGAACCCAATTGTAAGAGAGATGATGGCCGAAACAAAACTGTCGAAAGACATGTTTGTTTATCCCTATTTTATCGTTCCTGGAAACGGAGTGAAACATGCTATTGATTCCATGCCTGGAATAAACCATTTTTCAACGGATATGCTGATCAGAGATGTTGAAAAGGGACTTGAACTGGGGGTAAACAAGATCATGCTTTTCGGTGTGGGAGATGAAAAGTCTGAGGATGCACGTTCTGCTTACCATGATCATTCGCTGGTACCTGCTGCTGTTCGTGAGTTAAAGAAAAACTTTGGTGATGATTTATATATAGTTACTGATGTTTGCGTTTGTTCTTATACTACACATGGTCATTGTGGTATTTTGAAAGATGATTATGTGCAGAATGATGAAACCGTAGAGGTGATTGCTAAAATGGCTCTGACACATGCACAGGCCGGAGCGGATATGTTAGCGCCTTCAGATATGATGGACGGACGTATTGGCGCAATGCGGAATTTACTGGATCAGCATGGTTATGTGAACGCAGCGATTATGTCTCATGCTACTAAATTTGCTTCTGCTTATTACGGGCCGTTCAGAGAGGCTGCGGATTGTGCACCAGGCAAAGGAGACCGGAAGGCTTACCAGATGGATTTCAGGAATCCTGAAGAGGCTTTGCGTGAAGCATTACTTGATCAGCGTGAAGGGGCGGATGTATTAATGGTAAAACCAGCATTGGCTTATATGGATGTAATTCATAACCTGAAACAAAATACTGATTTGCCTGTTGCCTGTTACAATGTATCCGGAGAGTATGCCATGGTTAAAGCAGCTGCACAAAAGGGATGGATTGATGAACAAAAGATTGTAATGGAAACTATGTATGCTTTCGCACGTGCGGGAGCAAGCATCATTACCACTTACCATATAAGAGATATTGTAGAAAAGAACTGGATGTAA
- the hemC gene encoding hydroxymethylbilane synthase, which translates to MKKLIIGTRGSDLALWQANYTKDKLAEIGVEAELKIIKTQGDKILNLRLDKLEGKGFFTKELEEELLSGSIDIAVHSHKDLPTTHPAGLTIAAVSEREDASELLLILKDCVDVTQKLSLKTGAQVGTSSNRRKAQLLALRTDLNIEDLRGNVNTRIQKLRDENYDAILLAKAGVNRLNLDLSEFHMEVIDTTELIPAPAQGVLAIQIRENDHELFDVLQGIHDADTAEQIGVERKVLNLFEGGCHMPLGCYCKKENGKYEVWTSKALTADDFPNRLFFRVDSVEGLAEKIVAKFDKDRKMPAKVFISREIGEHNYFRRALETNHIEIEGRSLIRTFPIVNVLDPFYLKHLNWIFFSSRNGVEYFFKLKPVLPKHVKFGVVGRGSEDALRKQGYKADYVGESGDITEVAEDFAVLVRNQTVLFPRAQDSLLSIQKSLAEDTKIIDLPIYETVIEENIDHTYADVLIFTSPSNVEAYFADNLLDPGQKVIAIGNSTGKKFEEMGVEYVLPYSPDEIGLAEAVFGIDIK; encoded by the coding sequence ATGAAAAAACTTATTATCGGAACAAGAGGCAGTGATCTTGCACTATGGCAGGCTAATTATACGAAAGACAAACTTGCGGAAATTGGTGTCGAAGCAGAACTGAAGATCATTAAAACCCAGGGGGATAAAATACTAAACCTGAGGCTGGACAAACTTGAAGGAAAAGGTTTTTTTACCAAAGAGCTTGAAGAAGAATTATTAAGCGGCAGCATTGATATTGCTGTACACTCTCACAAAGATTTACCAACCACCCACCCTGCCGGATTAACGATTGCAGCAGTTTCTGAAAGGGAAGATGCATCAGAATTATTACTTATTCTGAAAGATTGTGTAGATGTTACGCAAAAACTTTCTTTGAAAACGGGCGCGCAGGTTGGTACTTCATCAAACAGACGTAAAGCGCAATTGCTTGCTTTAAGAACAGATCTTAATATTGAAGACCTGCGTGGGAATGTAAATACCCGTATTCAAAAATTAAGAGATGAAAACTATGATGCTATTTTACTGGCAAAAGCAGGTGTAAACCGTTTGAATCTTGATCTGTCTGAATTCCATATGGAGGTGATAGATACTACTGAGCTGATTCCTGCTCCTGCACAGGGGGTACTGGCCATTCAGATCAGAGAAAATGACCATGAGTTATTTGATGTACTGCAAGGAATCCATGATGCAGATACCGCTGAACAGATTGGTGTGGAACGGAAAGTACTAAACCTTTTTGAAGGTGGCTGCCATATGCCTTTGGGTTGTTATTGTAAAAAAGAAAACGGCAAATATGAGGTATGGACTTCCAAAGCATTAACAGCTGATGATTTTCCAAACCGTTTGTTCTTCAGGGTAGATAGCGTGGAAGGGTTGGCAGAAAAGATCGTTGCTAAATTTGATAAGGACAGAAAGATGCCTGCAAAGGTATTTATTTCCAGAGAAATCGGGGAACATAACTACTTCAGAAGAGCACTGGAAACCAATCATATAGAAATAGAAGGCAGATCATTGATCCGTACTTTTCCTATTGTCAATGTATTGGATCCTTTTTATCTGAAACACCTTAACTGGATCTTTTTCAGTAGCCGTAATGGGGTAGAATACTTCTTTAAACTGAAACCCGTATTGCCTAAACACGTCAAGTTTGGTGTGGTTGGCAGAGGGTCAGAAGATGCACTTAGAAAACAGGGTTATAAAGCTGATTATGTAGGTGAAAGTGGTGATATTACTGAGGTAGCGGAAGATTTTGCGGTACTGGTCCGCAATCAGACTGTCTTATTTCCGCGTGCACAGGATTCACTGTTAAGCATTCAGAAATCGTTAGCTGAAGACACAAAAATCATTGACCTGCCTATTTATGAGACGGTCATTGAAGAAAATATAGACCATACTTATGCTGATGTATTGATTTTTACCAGCCCATCCAATGTGGAAGCTTATTTCGCTGACAACTTACTGGATCCGGGACAAAAGGTAATTGCCATAGGAAATTCAACAGGAAAGAAATTTGAGGAAATGGGAGTGGAGTACGTACTTCCTTATTCGCCTGACGAAATTGGCCTTGCAGAAGCAGTATTCGGAATTGATATTAAATAA
- the hemA gene encoding glutamyl-tRNA reductase — protein MEYLKILAFTHKQIDLKSLGKLVICEQTLDDRLKNIQNELDVKEIFYIGTCNRVEFVFTTAHELDREFILRFLTVLDMGLPEAYMDKFLESVSVYEQVEAFNHLLRTSCSLESLVVGEKEILAQVRRAYEACRVSGFTADYMRMIMNRVVKTAKEVYTHTNISKNPVSVVSLAYRKLRDLTITASSRILIIGAGETNKNLAQYLKKHKYSNFSIFNRTVENAQSLAKDLNGIAYPLTALENFDQGFDVIITCTGATEPIITEKIYRKLLNGETGKKVIVDLAIPNDTAPAVIQNFPVHYIEVESLKEIARKNIQERYDELVNAEQIIDQNIKEFDLVLRQRKIEIAMSEVPQKIKAIKSKALDIVFAEEINTLDENSRLVLERVMDYMEKKYISVPMIMAKEILVNNS, from the coding sequence TTGGAATATTTAAAGATACTTGCTTTCACTCATAAACAAATTGACTTAAAGTCTTTAGGGAAATTAGTTATCTGTGAGCAGACACTGGATGACAGACTGAAGAATATTCAAAATGAACTGGATGTAAAAGAAATTTTTTATATCGGTACGTGTAACCGCGTTGAGTTTGTTTTTACCACTGCTCACGAGCTGGATCGTGAATTTATCCTTCGTTTCCTGACTGTGCTGGACATGGGATTACCGGAAGCGTATATGGATAAGTTTCTGGAAAGCGTTTCTGTTTATGAACAGGTGGAAGCTTTTAATCATCTGTTGCGTACTTCCTGCTCATTGGAAAGTCTGGTGGTTGGTGAAAAAGAAATCCTTGCCCAGGTACGCCGGGCTTATGAAGCATGCCGTGTTTCTGGCTTTACAGCCGATTATATGCGAATGATCATGAACCGGGTTGTCAAAACGGCAAAGGAAGTTTATACCCATACGAATATCTCTAAAAACCCGGTTTCGGTAGTGTCTTTGGCCTATCGTAAATTAAGGGACCTGACTATAACTGCCAGCTCAAGAATTCTGATTATAGGAGCTGGTGAGACTAACAAGAACTTAGCGCAATACCTTAAAAAACACAAGTACTCTAATTTTTCTATCTTTAACAGAACGGTAGAAAATGCACAGTCGCTTGCAAAAGATTTAAATGGTATCGCTTATCCATTGACTGCACTGGAAAATTTCGATCAGGGATTTGATGTCATCATTACCTGTACCGGTGCTACTGAACCCATCATCACAGAAAAAATTTACCGTAAGCTATTAAATGGTGAAACGGGCAAAAAAGTTATTGTAGATCTTGCAATTCCTAATGATACTGCACCAGCGGTTATCCAAAACTTCCCTGTACATTATATTGAGGTTGAATCTTTAAAAGAGATCGCCCGCAAAAATATTCAGGAACGTTATGATGAACTGGTTAATGCAGAGCAAATTATCGATCAGAATATCAAAGAATTTGATTTAGTACTTCGCCAGCGCAAAATAGAAATCGCAATGAGTGAAGTTCCTCAGAAAATTAAAGCAATTAAAAGTAAAGCACTGGATATTGTTTTTGCAGAGGAAATCAATACACTGGATGAAAATTCAAGACTGGTTCTTGAACGGGTGATGGATTACATGGAAAAGAAATATATTAGCGTACCGATGATCATGGCGAAAGAAATTCTGGTCAACAACAGCTAG
- a CDS encoding alpha/beta hydrolase family protein codes for MIKKEHFILSGSKDKTISGDLTYDDNQTNQPCILFVHGFKGFKDWGAHNLVASYFASNGYRYFKFNLSHSGVTDQKPDDVTDLEAFAANTVSMELKDVDTALNYIAHTYPLTPIYVIGHSRGGALVILKGASDERIQKIITWSAISDFSSLWKKEQEKEWLSTGRIFVENARTKEKMPLNSTLLEDFKAHQSEFDLLHAARQVKIPWLILHGDDDVNVKFSVAQELAQAQPNAQLQKIKGANHVFGASHPYTATELPAQLLEVCEKTLAFIKNASL; via the coding sequence ATGATTAAAAAAGAGCACTTTATTCTGTCCGGATCCAAAGATAAAACCATTTCTGGTGACCTTACCTATGACGATAACCAGACAAATCAACCTTGCATTTTATTTGTACATGGCTTCAAAGGATTTAAAGATTGGGGTGCACATAACCTGGTAGCCTCCTATTTTGCTTCCAATGGTTACCGTTATTTCAAATTTAACCTGAGTCATAGCGGCGTAACGGATCAAAAACCTGATGATGTTACCGATTTAGAAGCATTTGCTGCAAACACAGTCAGTATGGAGCTTAAAGACGTAGATACCGCCCTTAATTATATTGCCCATACCTATCCATTAACACCTATTTATGTGATTGGTCATAGCCGTGGTGGTGCTTTAGTGATTTTAAAAGGTGCGTCCGATGAACGTATTCAGAAAATCATTACCTGGTCTGCCATTTCAGACTTTAGTTCTTTATGGAAAAAAGAGCAAGAGAAAGAATGGTTATCTACAGGAAGAATCTTTGTGGAAAATGCAAGAACAAAAGAAAAAATGCCTTTAAATAGTACGCTGCTAGAAGATTTCAAGGCGCATCAAAGTGAATTCGATCTGCTGCATGCTGCCAGGCAGGTTAAAATTCCCTGGTTAATTTTGCATGGTGATGATGACGTCAATGTAAAATTCAGCGTAGCACAAGAGCTTGCGCAAGCACAACCAAATGCCCAATTGCAGAAAATCAAAGGTGCAAATCATGTTTTTGGCGCCTCACATCCTTATACGGCAACCGAACTACCTGCTCAATTGCTGGAAGTGTGTGAAAAAACACTTGCCTTCATTAAAAATGCCAGCCTGTAA
- the ispG gene encoding (E)-4-hydroxy-3-methylbut-2-enyl-diphosphate synthase produces the protein MENVAAQKELAGGYCNHLNQYSRFLTREVSIGDIPMGGLNPIRIQSMTTTDTMDTLGTVEQTIRMVESGCEYVRITAPSMKEAENLANIKKELRFRGYNVPLVADIHFTPNAAEAAARIVEKVRVNPGNYADKKRFENIEYTQLAYQAELERIYKKFSPLVKICKEYGTAMRIGTNHGSLSDRIMSQYGDTPRGMVESAMEFMRICEDLNYYNLVISMKASNTQVMVQAYRLLVETMVKEGMNYPLHLGVTEAGDGEDGRIKSAVGIGTLLEDGLGDTIRVSLTEDPEFEAPVAKALADRYVKRALNSVEKEKIEIRDLPYNPYEYNRRVTLPVQHIGGHHHPVVMLDVSSKNLKDPYFLTEVGYKYSAGLDKYNMADQACDLVYLGDELPSFSFPGNLRQIYNYSTWLVLKDKSNCHPLIKLEDYASAGQKDPILNLVSVNAKDYSQVLLSLLDETVVLVLETSSEEGTIEQRAFFIELLNSGNQIPVIIRRSYAAISADDLQLYAATDLGALFTDGLGDGVWIDAPEAVGLPMMNSTSFGILQATRTRISKTEYISCPSCGRTLFDLQETTQLIRSRTDHLKGIKIGIMGCIVNGPGEMADADYGYVGTGPGKITLYRGKEVVKKNVSSAKALDDLIDLIREDGNWTEVR, from the coding sequence ATGGAAAACGTAGCAGCACAAAAAGAATTAGCCGGAGGGTATTGTAATCATCTAAACCAGTATTCCAGGTTCTTAACTCGTGAGGTTTCTATAGGGGATATCCCTATGGGCGGATTGAATCCGATCAGGATACAATCTATGACCACTACTGACACTATGGATACGCTGGGGACGGTAGAACAGACCATCAGAATGGTAGAGTCTGGCTGTGAATATGTAAGAATCACAGCGCCGAGTATGAAGGAAGCTGAGAATCTGGCTAATATCAAAAAGGAGCTGAGGTTCAGAGGCTATAATGTTCCTTTAGTAGCCGATATACATTTTACACCTAATGCTGCTGAAGCTGCAGCCCGTATTGTGGAGAAGGTGAGGGTTAATCCGGGTAATTATGCGGATAAGAAACGTTTTGAAAATATAGAATATACACAGCTGGCTTATCAGGCCGAGCTGGAAAGAATTTATAAGAAGTTTTCACCTTTAGTGAAAATTTGTAAGGAATATGGTACTGCAATGCGTATTGGTACCAATCACGGTTCGTTATCGGACAGGATTATGAGCCAGTACGGAGATACGCCACGCGGGATGGTGGAGTCAGCCATGGAATTTATGAGGATCTGTGAGGATCTGAATTATTATAACCTGGTGATTTCAATGAAAGCGAGCAATACACAGGTGATGGTTCAGGCTTATCGTTTGCTGGTAGAAACCATGGTGAAGGAGGGGATGAATTATCCGCTGCACCTTGGGGTTACTGAAGCGGGTGATGGAGAGGATGGAAGAATCAAGTCTGCAGTTGGTATTGGTACTTTACTGGAAGATGGTTTAGGCGATACGATCAGGGTTTCTCTGACAGAAGATCCTGAATTTGAAGCTCCTGTAGCTAAAGCATTAGCTGATCGTTATGTAAAACGCGCGCTGAATAGCGTAGAGAAGGAAAAGATTGAGATCCGGGATCTGCCTTATAATCCTTATGAATATAACCGCAGGGTGACTTTACCGGTACAGCATATCGGAGGACATCATCATCCGGTAGTGATGCTCGATGTGTCTTCGAAGAATTTAAAGGATCCTTATTTCCTGACTGAGGTTGGGTATAAATACAGTGCAGGACTGGATAAATATAATATGGCTGATCAGGCTTGTGACCTTGTTTATTTGGGTGATGAGCTGCCTTCTTTCTCTTTTCCGGGGAATCTGCGCCAGATTTATAATTACAGCACATGGTTAGTGCTGAAGGATAAAAGTAATTGTCATCCGCTGATTAAACTGGAAGATTATGCATCGGCCGGTCAGAAAGATCCTATCCTGAATCTTGTGAGTGTCAATGCAAAGGATTATAGTCAGGTTTTGCTGTCACTGTTAGATGAAACTGTGGTACTGGTGCTGGAAACTTCTTCGGAAGAGGGAACCATTGAGCAGCGAGCTTTTTTTATTGAGTTGCTGAATAGCGGAAATCAGATTCCTGTAATTATCAGGAGATCTTATGCGGCAATTAGTGCAGATGATCTGCAATTATATGCGGCAACTGATTTAGGAGCGTTGTTTACGGATGGTCTTGGTGACGGGGTTTGGATTGATGCTCCTGAAGCGGTTGGTCTTCCAATGATGAATTCTACAAGTTTTGGAATTTTGCAGGCTACCCGGACGAGGATTTCTAAAACAGAATATATTTCTTGTCCAAGTTGTGGCAGAACATTGTTTGATTTACAGGAAACCACACAATTGATCCGTTCCAGAACTGATCATTTGAAAGGGATCAAAATCGGGATTATGGGCTGTATTGTAAATGGGCCTGGTGAAATGGCAGATGCCGACTATGGTTATGTAGGTACAGGCCCTGGTAAAATCACTTTATACCGCGGTAAAGAAGTGGTGAAAAAAAATGTGAGCTCTGCCAAAGCACTTGATGATCTGATTGATCTGATCAGAGAAGATGGTAATTGGACAGAAGTGAGATAA
- a CDS encoding RDD family protein: MEPNYIVVVNGKPEGPYDFEHLKQMNIVAGTFVRKPGMDDYKEAHEFPELRALFGFSYEQTAPQYFASFDQRLLAAVIDYFILFLVYIVLILCCFMFVKGQGERISFALLLLPLIPVFKFVYGVFAEASARQGTIGKRLLSIKVTDMGGARVSIGLSFLRNLGKVLSVAPLFFGYLYSFLNKKQQCFHDVAARTLVIKDRLI, from the coding sequence TTGGAACCTAACTATATTGTTGTCGTCAATGGAAAGCCTGAGGGGCCATACGATTTTGAACATTTAAAGCAGATGAATATTGTAGCGGGAACCTTTGTGAGGAAACCCGGAATGGACGATTATAAAGAAGCGCACGAGTTCCCTGAACTCCGTGCGCTTTTTGGTTTCAGTTATGAACAGACTGCTCCGCAGTATTTTGCTTCATTTGATCAGCGTTTGCTGGCTGCCGTGATTGATTACTTCATTTTGTTTTTGGTTTACATTGTGTTGATACTTTGCTGTTTTATGTTTGTGAAGGGGCAGGGTGAAAGGATTTCATTTGCGTTGTTGCTTTTGCCGCTGATCCCGGTGTTCAAGTTTGTTTATGGTGTTTTTGCGGAGGCTTCTGCCAGGCAGGGCACGATTGGTAAAAGATTGTTAAGTATTAAGGTGACGGATATGGGAGGGGCAAGGGTAAGTATTGGTTTGTCTTTCTTAAGGAACCTGGGGAAGGTTTTATCTGTCGCTCCATTGTTTTTTGGGTATCTGTATAGTTTTTTGAATAAGAAGCAACAGTGTTTTCACGATGTTGCTGCGCGCACTTTGGTTATCAAGGATCGCCTGATCTAA